Below is a genomic region from Eupeodes corollae chromosome 1, idEupCoro1.1, whole genome shotgun sequence.
tTAGTTTAAGGACAGCAGTTGGTTTTCTATTTTCGTTAAATACTTATTTCCCTAGAAATGATGACCGAGAGGCGATAGGTCCAAATTGATTTCCACTGCCATTTCTATGCGCTTCAATCGCTTGGTAGTTAATAAACCAGAAGGGCTGGTTATCAATTGGCAGACGACTGAGATGGTCGATAAGCTGTTGATCACCATGTGCGTCCAAAGGTAACCGAGATGTCTCTGTTGATCCTTGATTTGAACCGCCATTGCTGCCATTTCTGTTTGATATATCAGTTGGGGATCTATCTGGATTTGTTTTATTGCTGGTATCTTTCGATACTGATGACGTCTGCACTGATGGGTTATTTTGAATCGGGACAAACGCAGGTTCAGCATTTACGACAATAACACCTTGTGGGGGTCGCTGAGTCGCACCATTCTCTAAATTATTTTCACTAAATCTATTACTCAGTTGGAAGGTTTCCGGATTTTTAGTTGGACGATATTTATCTTTGTGACCATTTGGTGGCCTACTTCCAGCATATGAAGGTCGTTGACAATCCACAAGAGGTAAACAAATCATCACGCAAATTGCTAAtgtttttatgttaataaacatgttggtcctttttttctaaatttgttgttaaaatttgaaatattttttcactaatttaaattgttgctATATTCTTCCAACTCTAGATACTGATGTTTACTGATCGGCATCATTTAGGCACCCTCTCATTTAAATAAACtcgaaatgtatttttatctCTATTCGATTATACAGGTTCAAAAgtctcaaaaaaatacaaaaaaatactaaacctGATGTTGCTGTTTATTGTTTGCGAAAGATCGGACGAAAGAAGAAAGAAAGTaagatatacaaaatacaacGTACAACGTACAACCCATCTTATGAGTCAGAAGTTATTCATGGTGGTTGGGATTTTCCTACCCGCATCACTTCGGCAATATTAAAAGGTATGAACTTAATTTTGTCATGTTACACTCAGAGCCAGTGTTACCGCATTctgaaataataattgtataccAAACATGAAGGTGGATCTGCTAACGTTTCGAATTTGATACCCTCAAAAGATAAAAATCTAAAAGGATTCatacaaaactaatttaattcaaaattataaccATTGCACTCCGAGCAAAATTTACcctacaataatttaaataaaggttgaaaacagcctctttaagaaataaaagatcCTGGCTTTTGTACAtctaacaaatgttttaaaaaaaattaaataaaacaacatgaaAAAGATAAACATAAACCTTAATTGacaaatcaatacaatttataaTCACACTAACGTACAACTCTCGAACTTTTTGTAGATcatctcaattttttaattgt
It encodes:
- the LOC129942954 gene encoding uncharacterized protein LOC129942954; protein product: MFINIKTLAICVMICLPLVDCQRPSYAGSRPPNGHKDKYRPTKNPETFQLSNRFSENNLENGATQRPPQGVIVVNAEPAFVPIQNNPSVQTSSVSKDTSNKTNPDRSPTDISNRNGSNGGSNQGSTETSRLPLDAHGDQQLIDHLSRLPIDNQPFWFINYQAIEAHRNGSGNQFGPIASRSSFLGK